Proteins encoded by one window of Burkholderia plantarii:
- a CDS encoding glycosyltransferase family 4 protein, whose translation MPPRPVALSLRIHCRLATRLPGLLLRSARERLRALASAASPVGTVDAATPTRQLLIDVSIIAAHDAGTGIQRVVRRLAEGLLRRPPPGYAVRLVRATRKLPYRYADDYARTLCGDAAPAPRDRQAHPDGPLVVHAGDVFVGLDLASRIVPRRMDDLLAMKAAGARVTFVVYDLLPAVHPHWFTRRASRDFRRWLSFLGLHADALFCISATVAGETRDWLSRRFGLVGALPLIGDFRLGSDFTTPAPRTPKAPDATGMLTLLMVGTVEPRKGHAAVLDAMDLLWRRGAPIALTIAGRPGWRIDALAERLRNHPEAGRRLTWLPAIDDAALSRRYDSADGLIMASQAEGFGLPLVEAALHGLPILARDIPVFREVAGRHARYFANGGAAQLADAIERWAAELRAGTAPDSRGLPLSTWDDSTARFTALLQRAAAPVADESRD comes from the coding sequence TTGCCGCCTAGGCCCGTTGCGCTGTCGCTCCGGATTCACTGCCGCCTCGCGACCCGCCTGCCCGGTCTGCTGCTGCGCTCGGCGCGCGAGCGTCTGCGCGCGCTCGCGTCGGCCGCATCGCCTGTCGGCACGGTCGACGCGGCGACCCCGACGCGGCAGCTGTTGATCGACGTCTCCATCATCGCCGCGCATGACGCCGGCACCGGTATCCAGCGCGTGGTGCGCCGGCTCGCCGAGGGCCTGCTGCGCCGTCCGCCGCCCGGCTACGCGGTGCGCCTCGTGCGCGCCACGCGCAAGCTGCCGTACCGCTACGCCGACGACTACGCGAGGACGCTCTGCGGCGACGCCGCGCCAGCGCCGCGCGATCGGCAAGCACACCCCGACGGCCCGCTCGTGGTCCACGCCGGCGACGTGTTCGTCGGCCTCGATCTCGCGAGCCGGATCGTGCCGCGCCGCATGGACGACCTGCTCGCCATGAAGGCGGCCGGCGCGCGCGTCACGTTCGTCGTCTACGACCTGCTGCCGGCCGTCCACCCGCACTGGTTCACGCGCCGCGCCTCGCGCGACTTCCGGCGCTGGCTGTCGTTCCTCGGGCTGCACGCCGACGCGCTGTTCTGCATCTCGGCCACCGTGGCGGGCGAGACGCGCGACTGGCTGAGCCGGCGCTTCGGGCTCGTCGGCGCGCTGCCGCTGATCGGGGATTTCCGGCTCGGTTCCGATTTCACGACGCCCGCGCCGCGCACGCCGAAGGCGCCGGACGCCACGGGGATGCTGACGTTGCTGATGGTGGGTACCGTCGAGCCGCGCAAGGGGCACGCGGCGGTGCTCGACGCGATGGACCTGCTCTGGCGGCGCGGCGCGCCGATCGCGCTGACCATCGCCGGGCGGCCGGGCTGGCGCATCGACGCGCTGGCCGAGCGGCTGCGCAACCATCCGGAAGCGGGCCGGCGGCTGACCTGGCTGCCCGCGATCGACGACGCGGCGCTGTCACGCCGCTACGATTCGGCCGACGGCCTGATCATGGCTTCGCAGGCCGAAGGATTCGGCCTGCCGCTGGTGGAGGCCGCCTTGCACGGCCTGCCGATCCTGGCGCGCGACATCCCGGTGTTTCGCGAGGTGGCGGGCAGGCACGCGCGCTACTTCGCGAATGGTGGCGCGGCGCAGCTGGCCGACGCGATCGAACGCTGGGCCGCCGAACTGCGCGCCGGCACGGCGCCCGACAGCCGCGGCCTGCCGCTCTCCACCTGGGACGACTCGACCGCGCGCTTCACGGCGCTCCTGCAGCGCGCCGCCGCGCCGGTGGCGGACGAATCGCGCGACTGA
- a CDS encoding ABC transporter ATP-binding protein, which translates to MIELFDVCKAYHTRQGRRTVLDRINLKVGMGEKLGILGRNGAGKSTLIRLISGAELPTSGHVERSMSVSWPLAFGGAFQGSLTGMDNLRFICRVYGADAARAEPFVQEFSELGYYLREPVKSYSAGMRARLAFAISMAVEFDCFLIDEIIAVGDARFHAKCHHELFEQRKDRSLIIVSHDASYIRQHCDRAAVLVEGRLHTFEQIEDAYTFYQDSQLQ; encoded by the coding sequence ATGATCGAGCTTTTTGACGTCTGCAAGGCCTATCACACGCGCCAGGGCCGGCGCACCGTGCTCGACCGCATCAACCTGAAGGTCGGGATGGGCGAGAAGCTCGGCATCCTCGGCCGCAACGGCGCCGGCAAGTCCACGCTGATCCGCCTGATCAGCGGCGCCGAACTGCCGACCTCGGGCCACGTCGAGCGCAGCATGAGCGTGTCCTGGCCGCTCGCGTTCGGCGGCGCGTTCCAGGGCAGCCTGACCGGCATGGACAACCTGCGCTTCATCTGCCGCGTCTACGGCGCCGACGCCGCGCGCGCCGAGCCGTTCGTGCAGGAGTTCTCGGAACTCGGCTACTACCTGCGCGAGCCGGTCAAGAGCTACTCGGCCGGGATGCGCGCGCGCCTCGCGTTCGCGATCTCGATGGCCGTCGAGTTCGACTGCTTCCTGATCGACGAGATCATTGCCGTGGGCGACGCCCGCTTCCACGCCAAGTGCCACCACGAGCTGTTCGAGCAGCGCAAGGACCGTTCGCTGATCATCGTCAGCCACGACGCCAGCTACATCCGGCAGCACTGCGATCGCGCCGCCGTGCTGGTGGAAGGCCGGCTGCACACGTTCGAGCAGATCGAGGACGCCTACACGTTCTACCAGGACAGCCAGCTTCAATGA
- a CDS encoding capsule biosynthesis protein translates to MPRSFLVLQGTASLFFSRLAETLASRGHAVCRVNFCGGDWFYGRTKHALNYCGKLSDLPLWYADIVSRERITDVLMFGDCREIHRHLHPVAERFGLRVHVFEEGYVRPHWITLERHGVNGRSLMPSDPAAYLGSHVVTPPAAPGKPTGYNLYERVFHDIAYRIANALLAWRFPRYRSHRPRNGLVEYAGLAFRALMQGRHHRHAEAVTRTVLGGGKPYYLFPLQLNSDAQIVVHSPFAGVREAIEQVVRSFARHAPADALLLIKNHPLDTGMIEYRGFAQRVAAEEGVAERVAFINAGHLPTLLEHARGVVVVNSTVGLSALHHERPLIALGTAIYNLPGLTWQGTLDDFWHQREQPDMDLYHAFLDYVMYHTQINGDFYTRTGIAMAVAGAADRLDRADG, encoded by the coding sequence ATGCCTCGCTCATTTCTCGTGCTGCAAGGCACCGCTTCCCTGTTCTTCAGCCGGCTCGCCGAAACACTGGCTTCGCGCGGCCACGCCGTGTGCCGCGTCAATTTTTGCGGCGGCGACTGGTTCTATGGCAGAACTAAACATGCGCTGAACTATTGCGGAAAATTGTCCGACCTGCCGCTGTGGTACGCTGACATCGTCAGTCGCGAGCGCATCACCGATGTGCTGATGTTCGGCGACTGCCGCGAGATTCATCGTCACCTGCATCCCGTCGCCGAGCGTTTCGGCCTGCGCGTTCACGTGTTCGAGGAGGGTTACGTGCGCCCCCACTGGATCACGCTCGAGCGCCATGGCGTGAACGGCCGCTCGCTGATGCCGTCCGATCCCGCCGCCTATCTCGGCTCGCACGTCGTCACGCCGCCCGCCGCGCCCGGCAAGCCGACCGGCTACAACCTCTACGAGCGGGTCTTCCACGACATCGCCTATCGGATCGCCAACGCCCTGCTGGCATGGCGGTTTCCGCGCTACCGCAGCCATCGTCCGAGAAATGGCCTGGTCGAATACGCCGGGCTGGCGTTCCGGGCGCTGATGCAGGGCCGGCACCACCGTCATGCCGAAGCCGTGACGCGCACGGTGCTCGGCGGCGGCAAGCCTTACTACCTGTTTCCGCTACAACTGAATTCGGACGCGCAGATCGTCGTGCATTCGCCGTTCGCGGGCGTGCGCGAGGCGATCGAGCAGGTGGTGCGCTCGTTCGCACGCCACGCGCCGGCCGACGCGCTGCTGCTGATCAAGAACCATCCGCTCGACACCGGAATGATCGAATACCGGGGTTTCGCGCAGCGCGTCGCGGCCGAGGAAGGCGTGGCGGAACGGGTAGCCTTCATCAACGCGGGCCATCTGCCGACGCTGCTCGAACACGCACGCGGCGTGGTGGTGGTGAACAGCACGGTGGGGCTGTCGGCGCTGCACCACGAACGCCCGCTGATCGCGCTGGGAACGGCCATTTACAATCTGCCCGGGCTGACCTGGCAGGGCACGCTCGACGACTTCTGGCACCAGCGCGAACAGCCCGACATGGACCTCTACCACGCGTTCCTCGACTACGTGATGTACCACACGCAGATCAACGGCGATTTCTACACGCGCACCGGCATCGCGATGGCGGTGGCGGGCGCGGCCGACCGCCTGGACCGCGCAGATGGCTGA
- a CDS encoding SDR family NAD(P)-dependent oxidoreductase, which translates to MAEPNLRHVVITGASAGLGRELALAYARPGVTLGLIGRDRERVEAAAAACRARGAEVETGVLDLREAAAAGAWLDAFDARHPIELLIANAGVASTIGSAADWEGLERTARVVDTNFYGALHTVLPVLERMRARRAGRVVLVSSLAALRGMAISPAYCASKAAIKAWGDSVRPLLARDGVRVTVVLPGFVKTAMSDVFPGDKPFLWSAGRAAAHIRRGLDAGRAEIAFPALLALGMRLLPLLPAALADAILGRLSYLPTEDAAN; encoded by the coding sequence ATGGCTGAGCCGAACCTCCGCCACGTCGTGATCACCGGCGCGAGTGCCGGGCTCGGGCGCGAGCTCGCGCTCGCCTACGCCCGGCCCGGCGTCACGCTCGGCCTGATCGGGCGTGACCGCGAACGCGTCGAGGCCGCCGCCGCGGCCTGCCGCGCGCGCGGCGCCGAGGTGGAGACCGGCGTGCTGGACCTGCGCGAGGCCGCCGCGGCCGGCGCCTGGCTCGACGCGTTCGACGCGCGCCATCCGATCGAGCTGCTGATCGCGAACGCCGGGGTGGCCAGCACGATCGGCTCGGCGGCCGACTGGGAAGGGCTCGAACGCACCGCGCGGGTGGTCGACACCAATTTCTACGGCGCGCTCCATACCGTGCTGCCGGTGCTCGAGCGGATGCGCGCGCGCCGCGCCGGCCGGGTGGTGCTGGTCAGCTCGCTGGCCGCGCTACGCGGCATGGCGATTTCGCCCGCCTACTGCGCGAGCAAGGCCGCGATCAAGGCCTGGGGCGATTCGGTGCGTCCGCTGCTGGCGCGCGACGGGGTGCGCGTGACGGTGGTGCTGCCCGGCTTCGTGAAGACCGCGATGAGCGACGTGTTCCCAGGCGACAAGCCGTTCCTGTGGAGCGCCGGGCGCGCCGCCGCCCATATTCGGCGCGGGCTCGACGCGGGCCGCGCCGAGATCGCGTTCCCGGCGCTGCTGGCGCTCGGCATGCGCCTGCTGCCGTTGCTGCCGGCCGCGCTGGCCGACGCGATCCTCGGCCGCCTGTCATACCTGCCCACCGAGGACGCGGCCAATTGA
- a CDS encoding LTA synthase family protein, with protein sequence MSLLPGLVFALTAAPSFALERIALPRGPWRRPWPSSLLHILAVYCVADLTLAATSRPIFSACATLALVGLLAAVSNAKYESLREPFVFTDLSLFSQLFSHPRLYLPFLSIGKVVAIGAGIVLVIAGFIAERPAPPYPASVSLPVAVLAFGLALRTAAALPLTLDAGADQRRHGFLAVFVAYLLNGLRPATLRRFREALAASPYASGAPRHRPDVIVIQSESFFDARRLGAAIAPGLLARFDEARREALWHGELDVPAWGANTMRTEFAVLTGASQAALGYARFYPYAFVRRQCASLAAWFGRGGYRTVAIHPYYADFFGRDRVFPLLGFSRFLDIGHFTGASRAGPYVSDAAVADAIIETLVAPGDEPRFVFAMTMENHGPLHLETVSAGESASLHTLGDGAPWRDLTAYLRHIENADAMLGRLLDHLRSSRREAVVCFYGDHVPALSQVFDRLGSNPEHSDFFIWRNYGSRGSERRDARAEQLGGLLLLATQQQESRMDGSQASEKTT encoded by the coding sequence TTGAGCCTGCTCCCCGGCCTCGTGTTCGCGCTCACGGCGGCGCCGTCGTTCGCGCTCGAGCGCATCGCGTTGCCGCGCGGGCCTTGGCGCCGGCCGTGGCCGTCGTCATTGCTTCACATTCTTGCCGTATATTGCGTCGCCGACCTGACGCTCGCAGCGACGTCGCGGCCGATCTTCTCGGCGTGCGCGACGCTCGCGCTCGTCGGTCTCCTCGCGGCCGTCAGCAATGCCAAGTACGAATCGTTGCGCGAGCCGTTCGTCTTCACCGACCTCAGCCTGTTCAGCCAGTTGTTCTCCCATCCGCGGCTGTATCTGCCGTTTCTGAGCATCGGCAAGGTCGTCGCGATCGGGGCGGGCATCGTGCTCGTGATCGCGGGCTTCATCGCCGAGCGGCCCGCGCCGCCTTATCCCGCGTCGGTCTCGCTGCCGGTGGCGGTGCTGGCGTTCGGGCTCGCGCTGCGGACGGCCGCCGCGCTGCCGCTCACGCTCGACGCCGGTGCCGACCAGCGCCGCCACGGCTTCCTCGCGGTATTCGTCGCCTACCTGCTGAACGGCCTGCGGCCAGCCACGCTGCGCCGCTTTCGCGAGGCGCTCGCGGCGAGCCCCTACGCAAGCGGCGCGCCGCGCCACCGGCCCGACGTGATCGTGATCCAGAGCGAATCGTTCTTCGACGCGCGCCGGCTCGGCGCGGCGATCGCCCCCGGCCTTCTCGCGCGCTTCGACGAGGCGCGCCGCGAAGCGCTCTGGCACGGCGAACTGGACGTGCCGGCGTGGGGCGCCAACACCATGCGCACCGAGTTCGCGGTGCTGACGGGTGCAAGCCAGGCCGCGCTCGGCTACGCGCGCTTCTATCCGTATGCATTCGTCAGACGACAATGCGCGTCGCTGGCGGCCTGGTTCGGTCGCGGCGGCTACCGCACGGTGGCGATCCATCCGTACTACGCCGACTTTTTCGGGCGCGACCGGGTATTCCCCTTGCTAGGCTTTTCTCGCTTCCTCGACATCGGGCATTTCACGGGCGCGTCGCGTGCCGGTCCCTACGTATCGGACGCGGCCGTCGCCGATGCCATCATCGAGACACTGGTGGCGCCCGGCGACGAGCCGCGCTTCGTGTTCGCGATGACCATGGAAAACCACGGGCCGTTACATCTCGAAACAGTTTCGGCGGGGGAGTCGGCGAGCCTTCATACTCTCGGCGACGGCGCGCCGTGGCGCGATTTGACGGCTTATTTGCGACATATTGAAAATGCGGATGCAATGCTCGGCCGCTTGCTGGATCATTTGCGTTCGAGCCGCCGGGAAGCGGTGGTCTGCTTTTACGGCGATCACGTCCCCGCCTTGTCTCAGGTTTTCGATCGTCTGGGCAGCAATCCGGAACACAGCGATTTTTTCATCTGGCGTAATTACGGGTCGAGAGGGTCCGAACGCCGGGATGCGCGGGCTGAGCAACTGGGTGGCCTGCTGTTGCTGGCGACGCAACAACAGGAAAGTCGCATGGATGGGTCGCAGGCATCAGAGAAAACGACATAA